The nucleotide window GGCGATAAATCAAGACGTGAGAATAAAATACTCAAGCTTTGATGAAGATGCTAGAATAAAAGAGATTGCAAGCAAATTTGACAGCCTAAACATAAAGCAAGCCAATATAAGAATAATCGGCAAAAGATTTGACCCAAAAAGTAATAAATTTATAAGCGATTATGAAAACACTATAGATACAAAAGCCCAAAAGCTAAGCCACACAGAAAAAATCCTAACAGACTTTGCCGCCAAAAACTATCTCCCCCTTGGCTTTGTGCTTAAAATTTATAACGCCATTAGCAAAAAGGAGTATTTTGACTATGACGCTAAAGCCGCACTAAAAGAGCTTATCGTCATCATTAAGCAAAGCATACACGCCAATGTCATAAACGCAGTATCGTATGAGTTTGCCCAGACCACCATAAGCGATAAAAGCCCATTTAACCTACTCTTTAGCAAAGACGGCACACCGCAAGAGAGCATTTTTACCCACCTTTTAGGCTCAATGCAAGACGCCACCACCCCAGCCCCACACTACCTATATGACAAGGTAGTATATGATAGCCAAATAGAAAAAACCATAATCGAAAACGAAGTGCAAAAAGCAGACGATTTTAGCGTCAAAGTCTTTGCAAAGCTGCCAAAGTTTAGCATTCCTACGCCGTATAAAAGCTATGAGCCAGACTTTGCCTACGTCGTAGAAAACAAAGACGGCAAGAAAATATTTTTCGTCTGCGAAAGTAAAGGCTACGATAACGAAAACGACATACCGCCTGATGAGCAAAAAAAGATAGACTACGCTGAGATTTTTTTTAAAAACCTACAAGCCCAGCTAGCAAACATCACGATTAAATTTGAAAAACGCATAAATAAACAGAGCCTTTCAACGCTACTAAAGGATATCCAGTGTCAATAAACAAAGACAAACTAAAGCAAAACAGCATAAGCTATCAAGACCCAAACGAGCCGCAGTCAAACAGGCTACTTGAGTTTTTAAAGCTAAACTACCCAAGCAGCGTAAAAGACGGCGTGCCTAGCATAAACGCCATAGCTAGCATTTTGGGGCTTAGCGTGCAAAATGCAAACCTAGGCTACGAGCTAAACTTCACAGGCAAGCCCATAGCAAACGCTCTTTATAACACCATCTCCACCAAAGCCCTGCACGAAGCCCGTAACACCAGCGAAAACGCCCCAAACCAAATCATCATAGGAGATAACCTAGACGCCCTAAAGCTACTCCGCCCAGCCTATGCTGATAAAGTCAAGCTCATCTACATCGACCCACCCTACAACACAGGCGGCGACGGCTTTATCTATCCAGATGATTTTAGGGGTGACTACCGCCAAATCCTGCGTGAAGTGGGCTTGATTGAGATAGATGATGATGGCAACGAGACTGAGAGCGAGCTGATTAAAAGCTTTAAAAATTTAAAAGGCTCAAAAAACCACTCAGGCTGGCTTTGTTTTATGTTGCCACGCCTTAAGCTAGCACGTGATTTATTGCGTGATGATGGGGTGATTTTTATCTCTATTGATGATAATGAGCAGGCGAATTTAAAACTGCTTTGTGATGAGATTTTTGGAGAAGAGAATTTTGTGGCGAATTTTATTTGGGAGAAAAAGTTTAGCCCAAGTAATGACGCTAAATTTATAAGCTTTAATCACGATTATGTTTTATGCTACACAAAGGATATAAACAAGCTTAATATAAATTTATTGCCACGCACAGATGATATGAATGCACGCTATAAAAATCCAGACAACGATCCAAGAGGTCCTTGGACTTCAAGCGATTTGAGCGTAAAAACCTACTCAGCAGAATGCGACTACCCTATCACGACGCCCTCTGGTCGCGTCGTAGAGCCTCCAGCTGGTCGCAGCTGGAGGCTCTCTAAAAACACGTTTTTAGAGAGGCTCGCCGACGGCCGAATTTGGTTCGGCGTCGGCGGTGATGGAGCCCCAAGAATAAAACGCTTTTTAAGCGAGGTGCAAGATGGACTAAAAGCGGTTTCTATTTTAAAGCATTCCGAAGTCGGACACAATCAAGAAGCAAGTAAAGAATTGGTAAAAATCTTTGACGGACATAGCACCTTTGACACCCCAAAACCAGTGAGATTATTAAAACACATTCTAAAACTAGCCACGTCTCCAAACTCGGACGATATTATTTTAGACTTTTTTGCTGGTTCTGGCACAACGGCGCAGGCTGTGATAGAACAAAACAGAGAAGATGGCGGCAATAGAAAGTTTATTTTAGTGCAGCTTGATGAGAAAATCGATGAAAAAAGAAGCAAAGCGGCGTATGATTTTGTAAAAAATGAGCTAAAAGCAGATGAGCCAAAAATTAGCGATATAACGTGCGAGAGAGTGCGTAGAGTGGGCGGAGATTTTGAAGTTTATGAGTTAAAAGAAAAAGCCAAAATCGAAAATAAAAACGGCACGCTAAGCCTAAGCGCAAGCGAGCTAAGCCCTAAAGATAGAGCCAAAAATATGGCTTTATTTAGCGGATTAGAGCTAGACGTGGCACTAAAAGAGATAGTAAAAGATGAGCTATATTTAGCCGATGATAGCTATTTTTTAATCTCAGCTAACGCAGATACATTATTAAAAATCAAAAGCGGCAAAAAGGTCTATCTTGACGGATTTTACGACTTTAAACTAAGCGATGTTTTAAATTTAAAACAGAGCAACGAAATCGAGTTTATATTTTGAAACTAACAAGCCAAACAAAGCCTAGTGCGGAGTTTTTGCGTTACGCAAAGGGCGGCAAAAATCTCCTAGCCTTTAGCCACGGCGTGGATAGCACGGCGCTTTTTTACCTGCTTCTGCTTTGGGGCGTGGAGTTTGATTTGGCTATCGTTGATTACGGCGTGCGAAGCCAGAGTAAGCACGAAGTAGCCGCAGCTAGGGCTTTGGCGGATAAATTTAATAAACGCATTTTCGTGCGAAATGTTAGCGTTAGTGGCGGCGATTTTGAAAACAAAGCTCGTGCTATAAGGTATGAGTTTTTCGCCCAGCTCGTGCTAGCTCACGGCTACACAAACCTAATCACCGCACATCAGCTAAACGACCGCTTTGAGTGGCTTTTAATGCGGCTAGCGCGTGGGGCTGGGCTAGCTGAAATGCTGGGGATGAACGAAGTAGGCGAGTTTTATCCGAGCGATTATCTTTTAAGCGAGCCCTTAAGCCACGATAAAACGCATAGCAAGCCAAGCGACGCAAATCATAACGCAAGCCAGCACGCAGCAGTAAGTGCTGATGAAATTTTAAAATCCCCAAAAATCAGCGAGTGGCAGGGACTTGAGCTGGGTTTTTACGACGCTTTAAATTTTAAATTTGCCAAATCTGCGTGGCAGGATTTATCTAAAAAGCAGGCTTTGGACTTTGAGCCAGGCTTAAACCAAGCTAAAAATAAGCCAAGCACCACGACCAAGCACCACGACCAAAACAAAGCAGACGCCAGCCAGCCAGAAGCCAAAATCCACCTGCTCCGCCCACTGCTTCACGTTAGCCGTGATGAGATTTTAGGCTTTTTGCACGCTAATGGCCTGCACTATTTTAAAGACGCCAGCAACAGCGATTTTAAATTCGAACGCAACCGCCTGCGTGCCGAGTTTGCAAGCGGTTTTATCGGCCGCTTTGGCTCTGGCGTGGCTAGGAGCTTTGAGCTTTTGGGTGCGGATGCAAAGCACCTAGCGCCAGAGCTTAGACGGCTAGGAGATAGCATAATCGCCCTCAAAGCGGACGCAAACGCAATGCGTGGCATAAGCCTAGCTTTAAAAAAATTTGGACTCGTGCTAAGTGCGAAGCAAAGGGACGAGCTAAGCAAAGACGGCAAGCTAAAAAGCGGCGTCATAGGCGGCAAAATCGCTGTGGGCGTGGGCGAGCGAGAACTATCTGGCTGGGTCATCATCACGCCATATCTTAGCCAAAGCAAAGCAGAAATTACACTCCAAAACGCCGAGCAGGGCGGGCTAGAAAGATTAAATTTAATAAAAGCCAGCCACGCCACGCCACAAAAACGCCAAAATGATGACAAAAGTGCCGATTTTCACGCCGCAGCCAGCAATCTCAACAAGATATCCGCCACGCAAGAAAGAAAGCCATTTACGCAAAATAGCACGAAATCAAATTTAAACTCCGCACTAAGTCAAAATAAGGGCTTTTACTCAAGCCCCCAAAAGCCCAGCAACACAACCAAACCAGCACAAGCCAGCGCAAGCCAAAACCAAAATATGCAAGATAGCCAAAAAGACAAAGCACAAATAAGCAGCCAAAAAAAAGAACAAGGCAAGATGAGTAAGGAATTTAAAGAAAAGTGCCGCACTATAGGTATTCCGCCGCTTAATCGAGCCTTTTTATACCAAATGCAAATCGCCCCCCAAAGCCTAGCCGATAGCCTAAAAGACTAGATTTAAAAGAATAGTGTTGCTTTATTTGCAAATTTTAAATCACAATAAAACCAAGCGCCACGGCGCACATCGCACAAACTGGGTTATATGGCAAAAAGCGGTATGTTTGCCTACTTGTTTATGGCGCAGAAATAGGCAGTCATCATCCTAAGTCCTGTGAATTTGCCCGCACTCCTGTAGCGGCAGTGTAAGGCATAATCGCCAGTGGCGGCGCGATTTTATCACTTTGCAAGGCTTAGTGTGAAAATATGCGGAGCGTCGGCAAGCCGTCAGGCTTAAAAACCCACCGATTTTATGTGGCTCACGTCGCAAGCGGTATGTTTGCCTACTCACTTTAAGCACGCAGCGCTCGCCCCGCCAGTCACTTTGTAGCTTGATATGCTCCTGCACAGTAAGCCAAAGCGAGCTGCTTTAAAACAAACGAAGTGCTGTTTTTAAGTGAAGTAAAACTGGGCGTAAACATATTACAACTCAATGCAAGCAATGAATAAGCTGCCAATATACGTGGTATAGGGCTTGCTTTTGGAATTTTGTAAAGCAAGACCACTGGTTAAAAGAGCCAATCAAATTTAAAACGGCGGCAGGTTTGCTGAGGTTTTTTAAGGATTGTGATGATAAAAACTTGCGGCGGGGTAGCAAGGCCGAGTAAATGTTTTTTGGTATTGTGCGGCAGGGGGGCTGTTCTTGGCAAGCGGTAAAGTAAGGCGGGCTTTAAAAAGCCACAGCCTAAAATCTCCAAAGCCAAGCCTGCCAAAAGGCGCAGGGTAGCCCACAAAGCTTAAATTTACAAAGCCCTCTTTCAAGGCAAAAAGCCCCAAATTTAATCCTACTCGCAGCTAGCCTTGCTGGTTCTGTGATTTATCGCTCCGTGCTTTATTAGCAGGGCTTGCATATCCTTTAGCCCTCTGGTGCAAGCGTATGAGAGTGCACTTTGATTATACGCACCTAGGCTTTTATCTTTGGTTGTGGTTACGAGATTAATATCTGCGCCTTGAGAGAGCAAAAACTCCACTATCTGCCTGCGGTCGTTGCTAGCCGCGACCATTAAAAGCGTCTCGCCGTCGCTCTCAACGCTCTGGTCGTTTAGGTTGTATGGACTTAGATTGCCGTAAATTTTCTTGACAATTTTCACGTTTTTACCCAGCACTGCGGACTTTAGCACGTTATACACATCGCCCCTATCGGTAGCAAATAGGCTCGCCCCGCTAGCAATGAGAAAATCAACCATATCCTCATAGCCGATAAACGCCGCCCAGCCAAGCGCCGTCTGCCCTAGGCTCGCTTCGTCCTTTGCCTCTATATCCTGCCCAGCGGCAAGCATAGTCTTTACCTTAGCCAAATCGCCCTTTTTCACCGCATCAAACCACGCCGCATTCGCTCCGCTTGAGGGCTTATCGTAAAAAATTCTCCACGAAAGCCTGCTTGGATTTGCAAGCTCATTCATCTCGCTCACACTTAGCCTAAAGCCGTCATCATAGGGCTTTACTAGCTCTGCGCCAAAAACGCTAGCCACCAAAGCTGCTAGAAATATAAATTTTTTCATTTTTTTTTCCTTTTTTAGATTGATTATTTTAAAAATATAATGCCGCCTTGCAAGCCCTAAAGAAAGCTAAACGCCACGTAACGAGCGGCTATCCATCGCTCTTATTACACGATTACTCGCTTGCGGCACGCAAGCCCAGCAAGTGGGCTTGCTAGGCTTGCGTCCTACCGAAGATTTTTAAGGTAAAGCAAGCCGCTAAAAATTGTGCCACTACTTGTGGTAGTCATACCTTACGGCACTGGCACAAATTAGCGGCGTGTGGCAGCGACTATTTGGTGCGCCCAAACAAAAAGTAAAGCCCTTTCCACACTAAGCAAATTTAAACCCAAACGCACCGCCAAAGTAGGCCAAGCAAATAAAATCAGTGGCTAGAACAAGCCGATTTGCCGTTCATCACTGGCTGTATGCTCGAGTTATCCGCTCCGCCGTTTTGATTTACGCTTTCGATAAATTCCCACAGCTTCGCCGCCGCTTGCTCGTAGCGTTTTGCCGTTACGCTGCTTGGCTCATAAAAGCTAATAGGCTTGCCAGTATCCCCGCCCACACGCACGGCTGGCTCGATCGGTATCTGGGCAAGAATTTGCGTATTATACTCAGCCGCGACCGCCTCTGTGGTGCCTTTGCCAAATATATCATACTCCTTGCCGTTATCAGGACAGATAAAGCCGCTCATATTCTCGACCACACCAGCGATTGGTATGTGAAGCTTCGCAAACATATCAAGCCCCCTGCGGCTATCATCAAGCGCCACGACTTGCGGCGTCGTAACGCACACGCCAGCTGTTACAGGCACGCTCTGAGCTAGGCTTAGCTGCGCATCGCCCGTGCCTGGAGGCATATCAAGCAGCAGCACATCTAGCTCGCTCCACGCCACATCACGCAGGAGCTGATCGATCGCTTTCATTATCATCGACCCACGCCAAATGAGACTTACCCCAGCCTCCATTAGCACGCCCATACTCATCATCTCAATACCGTGGCTTAGGATCGGACGGAGCTTTTGCCCAACAACCTCTGGCTGAGTGGCCTCTTCACCTAGCATTCTAGGGATATTTGGGCCATATATGTCAGCGTCAAGCAGCCCCACTTTTTTGCCCATTTTAGCTAGACTTATGGCTAAATTTAGCGTCGTCGTGCTTTTGCCCACACCGCCCTTGCCGCTGCTTACCATTACGACGTTTTTTACCTGAGGGATTAGGTTTTTACCGCTTCGTGAGTTGCTTCGCTCGGCTGGAATCTGAGGCTGATAAATCTCAAGCTCCACATCCCCCAGCACCGCGCGAATGTCTGCGTCTAGCTTTTTGGCTACCTCTGGATTTGCGCTTACGATTTCGACTTTTACCTTTGGCTTTTGCCCGCTAACGTCAACGTCCTTTACAAAGCCAAAGCTTACTATATCCTTTTCAAAGCCTGGATAAACCACGCTTTTAAGCTTGTTTAAAATTTCATCTTTATTTGGCATTTTGCTCTCCTTGAATTAAAAGGATAATTTTACTATCTTTTAGCTTAGAATTTAATGCTTTTTGTATTTTTGTAAGAAATTTGATAATGATTTGGGTAAAAAGGGGCCAAGTCGCCCCCTAATTAAATTTAACTAGCTTAGTCTTGCGGATGGTCTTTCATTAGCTGTCTTGAAATTTTATACGCGCAAAACTTTGGCCCACACATCGAGCAAAACTCCGCTTCCTTAAACACCTCCTGCGGCAGACTCTCATCGTGCAGCTCTCTAGCTTTATCAGGGTCAAGTGCTAGCTCAAACTGCTTGTTCCAATCAAAGCTATAGCGCGCATCGCTCATCGCATTATCCCTATCTATCGCACCAGGTCTGCCACGTGCCACATCAGCTGCGTGAGCGGCGATTTTATGCGCTATTATGCCGTCTCTTACATCAGCTGCGTTTGGCAGGCCTAAATGCTCTTTTGGCGTTACGTAGCACAGCATTGCAACGCCGTGGCTAGCCGCCAGCGCGCCACCTATGGCCGAGGTGATATGATCATACCCAGCGCCTATGTCAGTTACAAGTGGCCCAAGCACGTAAAACGGCGCATTGTGGCAGAGGCGCTGCTGCTCTTTGACGTTAAATTCAATCTCATTTAGCGGCACGTGTCCAGGGCCTTCTATCATCACTTGCACGTTTTTCTCCCACGCACGAAGCGTCAGCTCGCCCAGCACCGCAAGCTCGCTTAGCTGTGCCTCATCGCTAGCATCGTGCAAACAGCCAGGACGCAGGCTATCACCTAGGCTAAGCGCCACGTCGTATTTAGCGCATATATCGCATATCTCGTCAAAGACTTCGTAGAATGGATTTTCCTTATGATAGTGCATCATCCAGCTTGCCATTAGGCTGCCGCCTCGGCTTACTATGCCCATTTTACGCTTTGCTACTAGCGGCATAAAGCGCAGTAAAAATCCAGCGTGAATGGTAAAATAGCTCACCCCTTGCTTTGCTTGGCGTTCTAACACTTCTAGCATAGTTTTGGTATCTAGCTTTTCAAGTTGACCTACATCGTGGATTATCTGATACATTGGCACTGTTCCTACAGGGACGCTGCTAGCGCCTATTATCGCCTCTCGTATCTTATCTAAATCTCCCCCAGTGCTTAGATCCATAACGGTGTCAGCGCCGTATTTTAGGCACACGGCTAGCTTTTCTAGCTCTCCGTCTATGTCGCTTGCTAGGCTTGAGTTACCTATGTTTGCATTTACTTTTGTGGTGGCGTCTATGCCGATTGCCATTGGGATTAAATTTGTGTGGTTTATGTTTGCTGGGATTATCATTCGTCCAGCTGCGACTGCCTCTCTTATAAACTCAGGCTCGAGCCGTTCGACCTTTGCCACATATTCCATCTCAGGCGTTATGACGCCTTTTTTAGCATAATACATCTGTGTTGGCGTGGCGTCATTTACTCTATTTTTTACCCATTCCTTTCTCACGTCTATCCTCCTTTTGTGAAAATTAGGACAATTTTACTTCATTTAAACTTGCAAGCAAATTAAAATATAAATTTTAAAAAATATAATAAATTTAAAACAAAAGGTAAAAGAAAGCTTTTTGATGTATAATTTTGTAACACTTTCTAAAGGATAAGACGTGTTAGAAATATCACTTATAATGTTAGGCGCTGGATCATCCACTAGAGTTGGGTTGAAAACAAAAAAGCAATGGCTAAGGATAGGCGACGAGCCACTATGGCTTTTTGCAAGTAAAAATCTAGCCTCTTTTTACAAATTTAAAGAGATAATTATAGTAGGCGACGAGCCAAAATATATGCAGAAATTTAATTCCGATTTTATCTACGTAAAAGGTGGCAATACAAGGCAAGAAAGCCTAAAAAACGCCCTAGATAAAGCAAGTGCAGCGTTTGTCTTAGTAAGCGATGTGGCAAGACCTTGTGTAAATAAAGAGCTTTTTTTACGACTTATTAATAAAATAGAAAAAATAGACTGCGTGGTGCCATATCTTAGCGTCGCAGATACTGCTTATTTAGGAGAGCATTCAGTAGATAGAAGCGAGCTTATGCTGGTACAAACCCCACAGCTTTCAAACACACAAATTTTAAAACAAGCGTTACAAACTGATACACTTTTTACAGACGATAGCTCAGCCATTAGGGCAACGGGCGGCAAAATCGCATACGTAAAAGGTGATGAAAATACTCGCAAAATCACCACCGCAAGCGATCTAAACAAAATCCTAGGGCTTAGCGCACCTAGCCCTGTTTGCTTCGCTGGAGGCGGCTTTGACGTGCATAAATTTACCCCAAATAAAAAGCTAGTACTATGCGGAGTGAGCGTGCCTTATGAGCTAGGGCTTCTTGCTCACAGCGACGGCGATGTCGCCACTCACGCGCTTTGCGATGCGATTTTAGGAGCGGCTGGACTTGGGGATATAGGAGAGCATTTCCCAGATACTGATGATAAATTTAAAAATGCAAACTCAATAGAGCTTTTAAAGCAAGTTTACGCAAAAGTCCAAAACGTAGGCTTTGAGCTAGTAAACGCAGACATTACCATAATGGCAGAACGCCCAAAGCTAAGCGCCTTTAAAGATGAGATGGCAAAGGTGCTAGCAAACGCCCTAAATATAAGCCAAGCGCGTATAAATGTAAAGGCTACGACGACAGAAAAGCTTGGCTTTGTAGGGCGTGGCGAGGGCATAGCAGCAAGTGCAAACGTAAGCTTAAAATACTACAACTGGCAAAGCGAGACAGGGGCGTGAGACATGAAAGTACTAATAATAGAAAACGAAATCTACCTAGCTGGCTCAATCGCTTCAAAGCTAGCAGACGCAGGGCATGACTGCGAAATAGCCAAAACCGTAAACGAGGCCTTAAAGCAAGAAAACGTAGACGTGGTGCTTTTATCCACTTCAATAGTAGGACAGGACTTTTATCCAGTCATAGAAAATTTCAAAGACTCAATAATCATACTTCTAATCTCCTACATAAGTGCCGATACCGTCTCAAAGCCGATAAAAGCGGGGGCGAGCGACTATATACAAAAGCCTTTTATGATAGATGAGTTAATGAGAAAAATCGAGCATTTTACCACGCACAGATACATGAAGCGCCTCATACAAAGCTACGAAAAATTTATAGAACACAGCCTAAGAGGCATAGAATATGACGCAGCAATGATAAAAAAGGTGCGCCTGCCATTACTGATAAAATGCTCAACAATGACACAGGCTGACAAGATAGTCTTTGCTATTTCAAAACATATAAAAATGCCATTTATTCTAATACCTAGCGTAGCAGGAAGCACACTAAAAGCATTAAATTCTTGCGCCAAAGACGAAATAGCCTACATAAGAAACTTCCAGCTTTTAAAGCAAGAAGAACAAGAAGCCATACTCCTAGCTAGCCACAAAAAAAAGGTCGTAATAGCCACAAGTGATGATGCTTTAGAGTATAATATAGAGACTTTAAATTTAGGAGCTGGGGTGCAGAATGTAAGTCTAGACGGAATTTTAAGCATAGATGAGTATATAAAAAATATAATAAGCGGGTATCAAGAGCGTCTGCCAGATACTGAAATAGCCAAACGGCTTGGCATATCCCGCAAATCCCTATGGGAAAAAAGGAAAAAATATGATGTCGTTAAAAAACGCTAAAACCCTATTTGTCCGTCCAGAGACGCTTACCCTGCTTAGACTAATTAAAGGCGGTCTACTAGCTAATCTATGCAAATTGCCGAATTTAGAGCAATCAAAGCAGATGATAGAGCTAGCAAAGACTAGCAAACTAAACAAATACGCCTATATATTTGCTCCATTTGGTAGGAAAAATCAAGCAGTGGCTAAAAGCCTAGAAAATGGTGAGCGTGTAACCCTGCTAGTAGGAAATGATATAGTGGGGCACATCGACGTGGCTGATACGTTTAAATTTGATCCTGATTGGGCAGACAAAAATCTCTTTAGCTATCCGGATGAATTTGGCAAAAAACAGTACGGAGAGATAGCCATCTCTGGGGAGTTTACCCTGCTACAAGACCCCATAGCAGCGGCTAGAAACGAGCTAGAAAAGCTTAAGATTAGGCAAAATGCGCATACTGTTACAGTAGTGGCACTCACAGCTGACCCATTTAATAGAGCGCATGAACGGCTAGTTAGGATGACTGTGGATAAGGCTGATATTTTAGTTATTATCCTAAAACACACAAGCGCTGAGATGGGGCTAGCCTTTAAGCTAAGGCAGCAGATGATGGAGTATTTTATCCAAAGCTACCTGCCGCCATCACGAGTTATTATTATTCCGCTTGAGTACGCAGACGCACTTACGCTTCACGCAGACCCCTCCATAGAGTGCTTACTAGCTGCTAGACTAGGGGCTACTAAGATAGTCCTAGGGCAAAAGCACACTGGAATAGGTATGTTTTATGATGCAGAGGGGGCGCACACGGTACTTGATTTTTACAAAGAGATGCTAGGGCTTGATATAGTCATACTGCCTGAGCTAGTATACTGCAATAAATGCCGCACCATAGTAAGCACTAAAACCTGTCCGCACGGACAACATCACCACATAAACTACCATTCAGACACGATAAAGCAGCTCTTTTTCGCTGGCATTATGCCCCCAGCCATACTCATGCGCCCTGACATCTCAGCTATGATTTTAGAGTCGCTTTTTCCAGCTAGGTTTGCTGATATACAGAGGCTTTGCGATGAGCTTTTCCCTAGTTCTGGGCTTATTGAGGAGCGAAGCGAGAGGGATTTTTACGAGGAGCTTATGAAGCTTTATCAAACAGGCTCACTCACATAAAGGATTAGGTTATGTTTTTAAAAGCATTTGTTACATTTTTTGGGGTTGGGCTTATGCGCCCTGCCCCTGGTACTTGGGGGTCTGTGGCTGGGTGGATAGTGGCTATTTTTGTGCTAATTTACCTATCGCCTACTACGCTATTTTTAGCCTCTATCTTGCTAGCATTAGTCGGCATA belongs to Campylobacter sp. 19-13652 and includes:
- a CDS encoding sulfate adenylyltransferase; translated protein: MMSLKNAKTLFVRPETLTLLRLIKGGLLANLCKLPNLEQSKQMIELAKTSKLNKYAYIFAPFGRKNQAVAKSLENGERVTLLVGNDIVGHIDVADTFKFDPDWADKNLFSYPDEFGKKQYGEIAISGEFTLLQDPIAAARNELEKLKIRQNAHTVTVVALTADPFNRAHERLVRMTVDKADILVIILKHTSAEMGLAFKLRQQMMEYFIQSYLPPSRVIIIPLEYADALTLHADPSIECLLAARLGATKIVLGQKHTGIGMFYDAEGAHTVLDFYKEMLGLDIVILPELVYCNKCRTIVSTKTCPHGQHHHINYHSDTIKQLFFAGIMPPAILMRPDISAMILESLFPARFADIQRLCDELFPSSGLIEERSERDFYEELMKLYQTGSLT